The Paenibacillus tianjinensis genome has a window encoding:
- a CDS encoding aldo/keto reductase, whose product MVKKIKAGSGQLEVAQISLGCMRIADLSPQEADVHIHSALEAGIDFFDHADIYAGGKAEEVFGEVVAASPGMREQLMIQTKCGIRNGFFDFSKEHIVNSVENSLKRLKTDYVDVLLLHRPDTLMEPEEVAEAFDYLEQKGMVKHFGVSNLNPLQIELLKKNVKQPLLFNQLQLSIMVSGMIDAGFNVNMTNSASVVHDGGILEYSRLHDMTIQPWSPFQYGFFEGVFLGNEKFPELNEVIGKLAAEKEVADTTIAIAWLLRHPANMQPIVGTTNTKRLLDIAKASDITLTRQEWYEIYRAAGNKLP is encoded by the coding sequence GTGGTAAAAAAAATTAAAGCAGGCAGCGGCCAGCTTGAGGTTGCTCAGATTTCTTTAGGATGTATGCGTATTGCCGATCTTTCTCCGCAGGAAGCGGATGTGCATATTCACAGTGCCCTAGAGGCGGGAATAGACTTTTTTGATCATGCGGACATTTATGCTGGCGGTAAAGCTGAAGAGGTATTCGGCGAGGTAGTGGCTGCCAGCCCAGGCATGCGTGAGCAGCTGATGATTCAGACCAAATGCGGAATCCGCAACGGCTTCTTCGACTTTTCCAAGGAGCATATTGTGAACTCGGTCGAGAATAGCCTGAAGCGCCTGAAGACCGATTATGTGGATGTCCTGCTGCTGCACCGTCCCGACACCCTGATGGAGCCTGAGGAAGTGGCTGAAGCCTTTGATTATCTGGAGCAAAAAGGCATGGTCAAGCATTTCGGGGTCAGTAACCTGAACCCGCTGCAGATCGAGCTGCTCAAAAAAAACGTCAAACAGCCCCTGCTCTTCAACCAGCTGCAGCTTAGCATTATGGTCTCTGGCATGATTGATGCCGGCTTCAATGTGAACATGACCAACTCCGCTTCGGTCGTACATGATGGAGGCATTCTGGAATACAGCCGACTGCATGATATGACGATTCAGCCTTGGTCCCCGTTCCAATACGGCTTCTTTGAAGGCGTATTCCTGGGCAATGAGAAGTTCCCTGAGCTTAATGAAGTTATCGGCAAACTGGCCGCTGAAAAAGAAGTCGCCGACACCACTATCGCCATCGCCTGGCTGCTCAGACATCCGGCGAACATGCAGCCGATCGTGGGCACAACTAATACCAAGCGTCTGCTCGACATCGCCAAGGCTTCAGATATTACGCTGACCCGCCAGGAATGGTATGAAATTTACCGTGCAGCTGGCAACAAACTCCCTTAA
- a CDS encoding PadR family transcriptional regulator: protein MSSKKSKTSYVILGLLNEESLSGYDIKKIVDDRLSFFWNESFGQIYPELKRLTSEGLIAVCTDALPMHSKQSIKYEITGPGRLELQEWLKSPVEKELIRFEILLKLYFSNTNSSAKMLEHVKEFQTSHFRQQQLFQQFEAQLKQNMDVHSNHRQILMVLSFGQKMWEAYAAWSEETIRLLEQDITAQEDDTDE, encoded by the coding sequence ATGAGCAGTAAGAAGAGCAAAACATCTTATGTAATACTTGGTCTTTTAAACGAAGAAAGCTTATCCGGCTATGACATCAAAAAGATTGTAGATGACCGGCTGTCTTTTTTTTGGAACGAGAGCTTTGGCCAGATTTATCCGGAGTTGAAACGGCTTACTTCTGAAGGGCTGATTGCAGTTTGTACCGATGCACTTCCTATGCATAGTAAGCAAAGCATCAAGTACGAGATTACAGGGCCGGGAAGACTGGAATTACAGGAGTGGCTCAAATCACCGGTTGAAAAGGAACTTATCCGTTTTGAAATTTTGCTGAAACTGTATTTTTCGAATACAAACTCTTCTGCCAAGATGCTGGAGCATGTAAAAGAGTTTCAAACCAGCCACTTCAGACAGCAGCAGTTGTTTCAACAATTTGAAGCACAGCTTAAACAGAATATGGATGTACACAGCAATCACAGACAAATCTTAATGGTATTATCTTTTGGCCAAAAGATGTGGGAGGCTTATGCTGCCTGGTCTGAAGAAACGATCCGCTTACTGGAGCAGGATATTACCGCACAGGAGGATGACACGGATGAATAA
- a CDS encoding EFR1 family ferrodoxin (N-terminal region resembles flavodoxins. C-terminal ferrodoxin region binds two 4Fe-4S clusters.), protein MNKRIDFYYFSGTGNTQLIVDHAVDALTMNGCSVSVKHIEKGYTLSENEPAEQLWFAFPVNSQAVSPFIWRFFRSLPQSSGTKVYVIATLNNSAYILNPLFTLLKNKGYTPASACEISMPNNMGHTQQSKENDLHQLIAACDKVNQFVSDSVTGKVKWDLEYKGSSFVSFLSRRTVLPWMSMRLLLKLRTEPSQCTGCGLCVRQCPVQNISITGHVSVHGNKCEFCMKCAASCPKKAIYISGKPKIKIRSTKMPHSTIQR, encoded by the coding sequence ATGAATAAAAGAATCGATTTCTATTACTTTTCCGGCACTGGCAATACACAGCTTATTGTGGACCACGCAGTGGACGCACTTACAATGAATGGCTGCAGCGTCTCTGTTAAGCATATCGAAAAAGGATACACCCTCTCAGAAAATGAGCCGGCTGAACAATTGTGGTTTGCCTTCCCGGTCAACTCCCAGGCAGTCTCCCCTTTCATCTGGAGGTTTTTTCGATCATTGCCGCAGAGCTCCGGAACCAAGGTGTATGTAATTGCTACTCTTAATAATTCTGCCTATATCCTAAATCCACTCTTTACCTTACTTAAGAACAAAGGATATACTCCGGCTTCAGCCTGCGAGATCAGTATGCCTAACAATATGGGCCATACACAACAGAGCAAGGAGAACGACCTTCACCAATTAATCGCAGCGTGTGATAAGGTTAATCAATTTGTCAGCGATTCCGTAACAGGCAAGGTTAAGTGGGATTTAGAGTATAAAGGATCTTCATTTGTATCCTTTTTGTCGAGGAGAACCGTGCTGCCCTGGATGTCTATGCGCCTCTTGCTTAAGTTGCGGACCGAACCCTCTCAATGCACAGGCTGCGGGCTATGCGTAAGACAATGTCCCGTTCAAAATATTTCAATTACGGGTCATGTTTCTGTTCACGGGAACAAATGTGAGTTCTGCATGAAATGTGCCGCCTCTTGTCCTAAGAAGGCTATCTATATATCAGGCAAACCAAAAATCAAAATCCGCAGTACAAAGATGCCACATTCCACTATTCAACGTTAG
- a CDS encoding nucleotidyltransferase-like protein, with amino-acid sequence MSGETFDENVLGAVALRQKGNAPFQSALLHDFDMVVLMLHEEQEKERVITHTIAGERRTQSVHVGISALERAVMAGDNNELLTSLIAGEVIWDPKGILGEMRREITQFQGPLKERVLFMEFARFLHMYVKSKRYSEAGFTMDAYNCVLIALYHWARIEVSEAGCFPDPAVWEQVKSLNTSVHKLYEELTVSTETLEQRVELILLACEFAIMSKMSDCCTMLLDILGSRNESWSIKELLQHSGLSPLGAELPLVLRKMVSRSLIREITSWADDASEGHTVRYTL; translated from the coding sequence TTGAGTGGAGAAACGTTCGATGAGAATGTTCTGGGGGCCGTAGCTTTGCGGCAGAAGGGCAATGCTCCTTTTCAGAGCGCGCTGCTCCACGATTTTGATATGGTAGTATTAATGCTGCATGAGGAACAGGAGAAAGAACGGGTTATAACCCATACCATAGCCGGCGAGAGACGAACGCAGTCTGTACACGTCGGTATATCTGCTTTGGAGCGCGCTGTGATGGCGGGTGATAATAATGAACTCCTTACCAGCCTTATAGCTGGAGAAGTCATTTGGGATCCCAAAGGGATTTTAGGAGAGATGCGCCGGGAGATCACACAATTCCAGGGACCGCTCAAGGAACGGGTTCTGTTTATGGAATTTGCCCGCTTCCTGCATATGTATGTGAAGTCCAAGCGTTACAGTGAAGCAGGCTTTACCATGGATGCATACAACTGTGTACTTATAGCATTGTATCATTGGGCCCGGATTGAAGTCAGTGAAGCGGGATGTTTTCCCGATCCGGCAGTTTGGGAGCAGGTTAAAAGCCTGAATACCTCCGTTCACAAGCTTTATGAAGAGCTGACGGTCAGCACCGAAACGCTTGAGCAAAGAGTGGAGCTCATTCTGCTTGCCTGTGAATTTGCGATTATGTCGAAGATGTCTGACTGTTGCACTATGCTGCTGGATATTCTCGGAAGCCGCAACGAGTCCTGGAGTATCAAAGAACTGTTGCAGCATTCAGGGCTTAGCCCGCTTGGGGCGGAATTGCCGCTCGTGCTTCGTAAGATGGTATCCCGTTCCCTGATTAGGGAAATTACCTCTTGGGCGGATGATGCTTCTGAAGGGCATACGGTACGATACACACTATAA
- a CDS encoding DUF2614 family zinc ribbon-containing protein, with the protein MKMKSAKINAFRTWGLLLTMLGMGLMILGTAGIVFWGSAGKVFAAIGLVIGLISMMASLAIYFWAGMLSTSAVQLECPECHKLTKMLGKTDRCMFCHTILTRDPEQATITAEQLESQH; encoded by the coding sequence ATGAAGATGAAATCGGCTAAAATCAATGCTTTTCGCACTTGGGGATTACTGCTCACTATGCTTGGAATGGGCCTCATGATTCTTGGAACAGCCGGAATTGTATTCTGGGGATCCGCAGGTAAAGTATTTGCTGCGATAGGACTCGTTATCGGTCTGATCTCGATGATGGCCAGTCTGGCAATATACTTTTGGGCAGGTATGCTGTCTACGAGTGCGGTTCAGCTGGAATGCCCGGAATGCCACAAGCTGACCAAGATGCTGGGCAAAACCGACCGCTGCATGTTCTGCCACACTATCCTCACCCGCGATCCAGAACAGGCAACCATTACAGCAGAGCAGTTAGAGAGCCAGCACTGA
- a CDS encoding glycosyl hydrolase family 18 protein, with product MNKRGSRFRRLLGVVIIAAAAYWIVFYVLPNRAHIDPDWKSLEKPVFVKGELTGYSAAGTGDGLLLPLPLLQKYVDSAIRYEEASKSVILSTDKDLLYMQEDSTSASLNNEPIQLRLAPEEKDGLTYLPAGTLEELYGFEIEEDTSTGAVLLMTAGESVPLGTVKGEEGGRTKALRSEATIHAPIIADMAPGTIVRIWNADNKDWLYVQMSSGYTGYVKAGDITADGQKTVEQKVSEPSRAERSWKGKPVNMFWEAVYERKPNPANFGELPGINVVSPTWFRIVDVKGNVRSQADSAYVQWAHKQGMEVWGLLSNSFEADLTTQALSSYEKRMTTIVQMLEYADLYDLDGINIDFENVYTKDGENVTQFMRELKPMAQAKNLIVSIDVTPKSNSEMWSLFLDRKALGSVADFLIVMAYDEHWASSPTAGSVASLPWVERSISRIIDEDKVPAEKLILGVPLYTRIWTETTEKGETKVSSKAVGMSAVQGILSEKKLTPKFDNDSGQNYVEYKEDGALHKIWIEDKVSLKSRVELAKSFGLGGVASWTRSFGTVEAWEALQEISK from the coding sequence ATGAACAAGCGCGGAAGTCGTTTTCGCCGTTTATTAGGGGTTGTTATCATTGCCGCAGCCGCCTATTGGATTGTTTTTTATGTACTGCCAAACCGAGCGCATATCGATCCGGATTGGAAAAGCCTTGAGAAGCCTGTGTTCGTTAAGGGTGAACTAACCGGATATTCAGCCGCAGGGACCGGTGACGGTCTGCTTTTACCGCTTCCCCTTTTACAAAAGTATGTTGATTCGGCGATCCGGTATGAGGAAGCCAGTAAGTCGGTTATTCTTTCTACGGATAAAGACCTGCTGTATATGCAAGAGGATTCAACCTCCGCGAGTCTGAACAATGAGCCGATCCAGCTCCGGCTTGCTCCTGAAGAAAAGGATGGATTGACTTATCTTCCGGCCGGTACCCTTGAGGAATTGTATGGCTTTGAAATTGAGGAAGATACAAGTACAGGTGCTGTTCTGCTGATGACTGCCGGAGAAAGTGTACCACTTGGCACAGTTAAAGGCGAGGAGGGCGGCCGGACGAAGGCGCTGCGTAGTGAAGCGACAATTCACGCTCCAATTATTGCGGATATGGCCCCTGGAACCATCGTCAGAATCTGGAATGCGGATAATAAGGACTGGCTGTATGTGCAGATGAGCAGCGGTTATACCGGGTATGTGAAGGCTGGTGACATTACAGCAGACGGGCAGAAGACAGTGGAACAAAAGGTATCTGAGCCTTCCCGTGCAGAACGCAGCTGGAAAGGGAAACCAGTGAATATGTTCTGGGAGGCCGTATATGAGCGCAAGCCTAACCCTGCAAATTTTGGTGAACTGCCTGGAATTAACGTTGTCAGCCCGACCTGGTTCCGGATTGTAGACGTGAAGGGTAATGTTCGCAGCCAGGCGGATAGTGCCTATGTGCAATGGGCTCACAAGCAAGGTATGGAGGTGTGGGGACTGCTGAGCAACAGCTTCGAGGCGGATCTTACCACGCAGGCTTTATCAAGCTATGAGAAACGGATGACCACGATCGTTCAGATGCTGGAATATGCAGATCTGTATGATCTGGACGGGATTAATATCGATTTCGAGAATGTCTATACGAAGGACGGAGAGAATGTCACGCAGTTTATGCGGGAGCTGAAGCCGATGGCCCAGGCCAAAAACCTGATCGTCTCCATAGACGTCACACCCAAGTCTAACAGTGAAATGTGGTCATTGTTCCTGGACCGGAAGGCGCTTGGTTCAGTAGCGGATTTTCTCATTGTAATGGCTTACGACGAGCATTGGGCATCCAGCCCAACAGCAGGTTCTGTAGCATCTTTGCCCTGGGTGGAGAGATCTATAAGCCGTATTATTGATGAAGATAAGGTGCCGGCTGAGAAGCTGATTCTCGGTGTTCCGCTGTATACCCGCATCTGGACAGAAACCACGGAAAAGGGAGAGACTAAAGTCAGCTCTAAGGCTGTCGGCATGTCTGCCGTTCAGGGGATTCTGTCCGAGAAAAAACTGACGCCTAAGTTTGACAATGACTCTGGCCAGAACTATGTCGAGTACAAGGAAGACGGCGCTCTTCACAAAATTTGGATTGAGGATAAGGTCTCCCTGAAATCGAGAGTTGAGCTCGCTAAGTCGTTTGGACTTGGGGGAGTAGCTTCCTGGACCCGCAGCTTTGGAACAGTTGAGGCGTGGGAGGCTTTGCAGGAGATTAGTAAATAG
- the perR gene encoding peroxide-responsive transcriptional repressor PerR: MGSGVQHALEQLKTTGVRITPQRHAILTYLMEALNHPTADDIYRALEPQFPSMSVATVYNNLKMFMEAGMVRELTYGDNSSRFDANVSDHYHVICQECGKIEDFSYSSLHEVEHSAEQATGFKIHGLRLELYGVCKCCSEKRH, encoded by the coding sequence ATGGGTAGTGGCGTGCAACATGCATTGGAACAATTGAAGACTACCGGTGTCCGTATTACACCCCAGCGTCATGCGATTCTTACGTATCTGATGGAAGCGTTGAATCATCCTACGGCAGACGATATTTACCGTGCGCTTGAGCCGCAGTTTCCGAGCATGAGTGTGGCGACAGTGTATAATAACCTGAAAATGTTCATGGAAGCCGGTATGGTGCGCGAGTTAACCTACGGTGATAATTCCAGCCGTTTTGATGCCAATGTGTCCGATCATTATCATGTCATCTGCCAAGAATGCGGTAAAATCGAAGATTTCAGTTATTCCTCACTCCATGAGGTGGAGCATTCTGCCGAACAGGCGACTGGCTTCAAAATTCATGGATTACGCTTAGAATTGTACGGGGTTTGTAAATGCTGCAGCGAGAAACGGCATTGA
- a CDS encoding DUF4097 family beta strand repeat-containing protein: protein MSSEQKDESVMVPNPPIIPPRQKKRPRKRKFIAGLLAALIPGTGHLYFGLLRKGISFIFIILLDIAAMLYFSSIGMQINVPLLILLALLIPVVYFYNVYDVLQSVDRILRFPEETDPELPITTTKTSRHRALISEPGISFGLMLLFGGALMFLFRQKPVWLQQFIEMYASAVIAGLLICGGLWLGAREIAKGLIIRKSNERRPRRVGRYTAAVLLIGVGVLLLLDWRNDTDHMLLLLKWWPLIPVLWGVEYLLISFLARRRGSMPKGPRARMDLRGLLSAVILGASVFIVAEQEHYLHLWNRVSMNLTVAAVDYGEAKGSRFEKAQLIVPVELNTSKIAVDGINGDILIHRAPVEDIEITTTVWVDQLEGAQAEAISEQSFVEVTEGPTIKITPQYKTYGESGKRQPRMDLEISLPEDRRFNLDVRTMNGGITLQNVEAIEDILLETGNGELILHRIFGNVKGKTLNGAVRARTVQGSVDLTTSGGKMNAWDVTGALKLSTAVGNISVTGSGDEVNLASKNGNLEIDGARAKLHAESLNGKVTIRSEFFGGDWEVYSAVGDIDLYLPQAGNYKVDGSSGYGDINSDFPELTIDKKTISGEVGTGEFKLHVEGNSNLNVRKY, encoded by the coding sequence ATGAGTTCCGAGCAGAAGGATGAATCCGTCATGGTGCCCAATCCCCCAATAATACCTCCGCGCCAAAAAAAGCGCCCCCGCAAGCGCAAGTTTATTGCCGGGCTGCTGGCGGCCCTGATTCCCGGAACCGGACATCTCTATTTCGGGCTTCTCCGTAAAGGGATTTCTTTCATCTTCATCATACTGCTGGACATCGCGGCGATGCTGTATTTCTCATCCATTGGCATGCAGATTAATGTGCCGCTGCTTATTTTACTGGCCCTGCTGATTCCAGTCGTTTATTTCTATAATGTGTATGATGTGCTGCAATCGGTAGACCGGATTCTTCGCTTCCCTGAGGAGACCGATCCTGAACTGCCAATAACAACAACTAAAACTTCTAGGCATCGTGCCCTTATCAGCGAGCCGGGTATTTCCTTTGGACTCATGCTGCTGTTTGGCGGAGCGCTGATGTTCCTTTTCCGGCAAAAACCGGTCTGGCTGCAGCAATTCATCGAAATGTATGCGAGTGCAGTAATTGCCGGACTTTTGATATGCGGGGGGTTGTGGCTGGGAGCACGTGAAATTGCCAAAGGGCTGATTATCCGCAAAAGCAATGAACGGCGCCCCCGGCGTGTCGGCAGATATACCGCAGCAGTGCTGCTCATAGGGGTGGGGGTTCTCCTGCTGCTCGATTGGCGGAATGATACGGATCATATGCTGCTGCTGTTAAAATGGTGGCCGTTGATCCCTGTGTTATGGGGTGTGGAGTATCTGCTTATTTCCTTTTTAGCGCGCCGCAGAGGTTCTATGCCCAAAGGTCCAAGGGCCAGAATGGATCTGCGGGGGCTCTTGTCAGCAGTTATATTGGGGGCCAGCGTATTTATCGTAGCGGAACAAGAGCATTACCTGCATTTATGGAACCGGGTCAGTATGAATCTTACTGTAGCAGCAGTAGATTATGGCGAAGCCAAAGGCAGCCGGTTTGAAAAAGCTCAGCTGATTGTACCCGTCGAGCTGAACACCTCCAAAATCGCTGTTGATGGCATCAATGGCGATATCCTCATTCATCGCGCCCCTGTAGAAGATATCGAGATTACAACTACTGTATGGGTGGACCAGCTGGAAGGAGCGCAGGCTGAAGCGATATCGGAGCAATCCTTCGTAGAAGTAACCGAGGGGCCAACCATAAAAATCACCCCTCAATATAAAACCTATGGTGAATCCGGCAAACGCCAGCCGCGGATGGATCTTGAGATCTCGCTTCCGGAGGACCGCCGCTTTAATCTGGATGTCCGGACGATGAATGGCGGCATCACTCTGCAGAATGTGGAAGCAATTGAGGATATTCTGCTGGAGACAGGGAACGGAGAGCTCATTCTGCACCGTATATTCGGGAATGTGAAGGGGAAAACGCTGAACGGTGCGGTTCGTGCCCGGACAGTGCAGGGTAGTGTGGATTTGACCACCAGCGGCGGAAAGATGAATGCCTGGGATGTTACGGGTGCCCTGAAGCTGTCTACGGCTGTAGGCAATATTTCGGTAACAGGCAGCGGAGATGAAGTGAATCTTGCCAGCAAGAACGGCAATCTGGAGATTGACGGTGCAAGAGCGAAGCTGCACGCCGAGTCGCTGAACGGCAAAGTTACTATCCGCTCTGAATTTTTTGGCGGGGACTGGGAAGTGTACAGCGCAGTGGGAGACATTGATCTGTATCTGCCACAGGCAGGGAATTATAAAGTAGACGGATCAAGCGGCTACGGGGATATTAACTCGGACTTCCCTGAACTTACCATCGACAAAAAGACAATTTCCGGCGAAGTAGGAACCGGCGAGTTTAAGCTGCATGTTGAAGGGAACAGCAACCTAAATGTGAGGAAATATTGA
- a CDS encoding GNAT family N-acetyltransferase — translation MIIKLDLQDAFTLSELWSLQHKAYRLEAELIGFNEIPPLLETRDMLAGSKEEFYGCFDDSGDLMGAVAVLEESPGKLTVTRMMVHPDHFRKGVAGGLLEFIFEHYSRMAQFIVSTGKLNIPAVTLYTKHGFIPAGVEEVAPGVELIEFYRSGKL, via the coding sequence ATAATAATTAAGCTGGACCTGCAGGATGCCTTCACCTTAAGCGAGCTCTGGAGCCTGCAGCACAAGGCCTACCGGCTGGAAGCTGAGCTGATAGGCTTTAACGAGATTCCGCCGCTGCTGGAGACGAGAGACATGCTGGCAGGGTCTAAAGAGGAGTTCTACGGCTGCTTTGACGACAGTGGTGATCTGATGGGTGCTGTTGCTGTGTTGGAAGAGTCACCGGGCAAATTGACGGTAACCCGGATGATGGTACATCCGGATCATTTCCGCAAAGGGGTGGCCGGAGGGCTGCTGGAGTTTATTTTTGAGCACTATTCCCGGATGGCGCAGTTCATTGTATCTACGGGCAAACTTAATATTCCGGCCGTTACGCTCTATACCAAGCATGGGTTTATTCCTGCAGGTGTCGAGGAAGTGGCTCCGGGCGTAGAGCTGATCGAATTTTATCGGAGTGGTAAGCTTTGA
- the gatB gene encoding Asp-tRNA(Asn)/Glu-tRNA(Gln) amidotransferase subunit GatB, which produces MRSFMSKYETVIGLEVHVELHTKSKIFCGCSTEFGAPPNTHTCPVCLGHPGVLPVLNRQAVEYAMKAAMALNCTIGDVSKFDRKNYFYPDSPKAYQISQYDQPIGLNGWIDIEVNGETKRIGITRLHLEEDAGKLTHVDGGFASLVDFNRVGTPLIEIVSEPDLRSPEEARAYLEKIRAIMQYCDVSDVKMEEGSMRCDANISLRPAGQEEFGIRAELKNMNSFRGVLRGLEYEQFRQGEILDDGGVVVQETRRWDEAQGKTLSMRGKEEAHDYRYFPDPDLIVLHIDDAWKESIRQTIPELPDARQARYSEEYGLTAYDAGVLTSSKLLADFFEGSLAYTKDAKAVANWMMGDLLGYLNSNNLELPQVKITPQGLGEMINLIAGGTISSKIAKTVFKEMLESGKLPAVIVEEKGLVQISDEGAIKKIVEDVVAANPQSVEDYKAGKQKAIGFLVGQVMKESKGKANPGLVNTLLAEVLNS; this is translated from the coding sequence ATGAGATCATTTATGTCTAAATACGAAACGGTCATCGGGCTGGAAGTTCATGTGGAGCTTCACACAAAGTCCAAAATCTTTTGCGGCTGCTCCACAGAATTCGGTGCTCCGCCCAATACTCATACCTGTCCGGTCTGTCTCGGGCACCCCGGCGTACTGCCGGTACTAAACCGCCAGGCGGTGGAATACGCAATGAAAGCGGCGATGGCACTGAACTGCACGATCGGGGATGTCAGTAAGTTCGACCGCAAGAACTATTTTTACCCTGATTCGCCAAAAGCCTACCAAATCTCGCAATATGATCAGCCTATCGGTTTGAACGGCTGGATCGATATTGAAGTGAACGGTGAGACGAAACGGATTGGCATTACCCGACTTCATCTGGAGGAAGATGCAGGTAAGCTGACCCACGTGGACGGCGGCTTTGCGTCGCTGGTCGATTTCAACCGGGTGGGTACACCGCTGATTGAAATCGTCTCCGAGCCCGATCTGCGCTCGCCTGAAGAAGCCCGTGCTTATTTGGAGAAGATCCGCGCAATCATGCAGTACTGCGATGTTTCTGATGTGAAGATGGAGGAAGGCTCGATGCGCTGCGACGCCAACATCAGCCTGCGTCCTGCGGGTCAGGAGGAATTCGGCATCCGCGCTGAGCTTAAGAATATGAACTCCTTCCGCGGTGTGCTGCGTGGCCTCGAATATGAACAGTTCCGCCAGGGGGAAATCCTTGATGACGGCGGTGTTGTCGTACAGGAGACCCGCCGCTGGGATGAAGCCCAGGGCAAAACCCTATCCATGCGCGGCAAGGAAGAAGCCCATGATTACCGCTATTTCCCTGACCCGGATCTGATTGTGCTGCATATTGATGATGCCTGGAAAGAATCGATCCGTCAGACGATTCCGGAACTGCCGGATGCGCGGCAGGCCCGCTACAGTGAGGAATACGGGCTTACCGCCTATGATGCAGGCGTACTGACCTCCTCTAAACTGCTGGCTGATTTCTTTGAGGGCAGCCTTGCCTATACCAAAGACGCCAAAGCAGTTGCCAACTGGATGATGGGCGATTTGCTTGGCTACTTGAACAGCAATAACCTTGAATTGCCCCAGGTGAAAATCACACCGCAGGGATTGGGTGAGATGATTAACCTGATTGCCGGAGGAACAATAAGCAGCAAGATCGCCAAAACCGTGTTCAAAGAAATGCTGGAAAGCGGAAAGCTGCCAGCCGTGATCGTTGAGGAAAAGGGCCTGGTGCAGATCAGCGACGAAGGTGCAATCAAAAAAATCGTAGAAGATGTCGTTGCTGCGAATCCGCAATCCGTTGAGGACTACAAAGCGGGTAAACAGAAGGCGATCGGATTCCTGGTAGGACAGGTAATGAAAGAGAGTAAAGGTAAAGCTAATCCGGGTCTGGTGAATACGCTGCTGGCTGAAGTGCTTAACAGCTAG